In Prunus dulcis chromosome 2, ALMONDv2, whole genome shotgun sequence, a single genomic region encodes these proteins:
- the LOC117617757 gene encoding aspartyl protease AED3-like: MATLSFVAFSLCLLFFSLAQGLSNNPQCSEAKDQGSNLQVFHVYSPCSPFRPTKPMSWEESVLQMQAKDQARLQFLSSLVARKSVVPIASGRQIIQSPTYIVRAKIGTPPQTLLLAVDTSNDAAWVPCNGCVGCGFNVFNSAKSTTYKTLGCQTAQCKQVPNPTCLGSTCSFNTSYGSSTLAANLSQETFTLATDAIPGYTFGCLQKTTGSSVPPQGLLGLGRGPLSLLSQTQNLYQSTFSYCLPSFKSLNFSGSLRLGPVGQPKRIKYTPLLKNPRRSSLYYVNLNAIRVGRRIVDIPPAALAFNPTTGAGTIIDSGTVFTRLVEPAYVAVRNEFRRRVGKYPFQTLGGFDTCYSVPFVVPTITFMFSGMNVTLPEDNIVIHSTAGSITCLAMAAAPDNVNSVLNVIANMQQQNHRVLIDVPNSRLGVARERCT; this comes from the exons ATGGCAACCCTATCCTTTGTTGCCTTCTCACTAtgcctcctcttcttctccttagCCCAAGGCCTCAGCAACAATCCCCAGTGTAGTGAGGCCAAAGACCAGGGCTCTAACCTCCAAGTCTTCCATGTCTACAGCCCATGCTCTCCTTTCAGACCCACCAAGCCAATGTCATGGGAGGAGAGTGTGCTCCAAATGCAGGCCAAGGACCAGGCCAGGCTCCAGTTCTTGTCCAGCCTCGTGGCCAGGAAATCGGTTGTTCCGATTGCCTCCGGCAGGCAGATAATTCAGAGCCCTACGTACATTGTGAGGGCCAAGATTGGCACCCCACCTCAGACCTTGCTCTTGGCTGTCGATACTAGCAATGATGCTGCTTGGGTCCCATGTAACGGCTGCGTTGGCTGCGGCTTCAATGTCTTTAATTCTGCCAAATCCACAACCTACAAGACCCTCGGTTGCCAAACTGCTCAGTGCAAGCAG GTACCCAACCCCACCTGCTTAGGGAGCACCTGCAGCTTCAACACCAGCTACGGCAGCTCCACCCTAGCCGCAAACCTCTCACAAGAAACCTTCACCCTAGCCACCGACGCCATCCCCGGGTACACCTTTGGTTGCCTCCAGAAGACCACTGGCAGCTCCGTGCCGCCGCAGGGTCTTCTGGGCCTGGGCCGGGGCCCATTATCCCTTCTATCTCAGACCCAAAACCTCTACCAATCTACATTCTCATACTGCCTACCTAGCTTCAAGTCCCTAAACTTTTCTGGGTCATTGAGGCTTGGACCCGTTGGGCAACCCAAGAGGATCAAGTACACCCCACTGCTCAAGAACCCTAGAAGATCATCACTCTACTATGTGAACTTAAATGCAATTAGGGTTGGTAGGAGAATTGTGGATATCCCTCCTGCTGCCTTGGCTTTCAATCCCACAACCGGTGCAGGGACCATCATTGATTCAG GCACCGTATTCACCCGGCTAGTGGAACCGGCCTACGTAGCAGTACGAAACGAGTTCCGCAGGCGGGTCGGTAAATACCCATTTCAAACCCTAGGCGGGTTCGACACCTGCTATTCCGTGCCCTTTGTTGTACCTACCATAACGTTCATGTTCTCAGGCATGAACGTGACACTGCCTGAAGACAACATTGTAATCCACAGCACAGCTGGGAGCATCACATGTCTAGCCATGGCAGCGGCACCAGACAACGTGAACTCTGTGCTCAATGTGATTGCCAATATGCAGCAGCAGAACCACAGGGTGCTCATTGATGTGCCCAATTCAAGGCTTGGGGTGGCCCGTGAGCGCTGCACTTGA